In Amycolatopsis methanolica 239, a single genomic region encodes these proteins:
- a CDS encoding amino acid permease → MSTAETTRTETAKFGVATMMAMVVGSMVGAGVFSLPHRFAAETGVSGALVAWLIAGAGMLTLAFVFQNLAVRKPGLDAGVYAYAKAGFGEYLTQRAAFSSEPRLATARRRASRKSASSLPTAGVSSHTETGAPSGTTPSASPRADREAGGAAATNSRRTPDAAITTPAIARPTSTIRRTRRAGADSGRLWFIPPLKAGGCCHGVCAFRYARDMSYG, encoded by the coding sequence ATGAGCACGGCCGAAACGACCCGGACCGAGACCGCGAAATTCGGCGTCGCCACGATGATGGCGATGGTCGTCGGCTCAATGGTCGGCGCGGGCGTGTTCTCCCTGCCGCACCGGTTCGCCGCCGAGACGGGCGTGAGCGGCGCGCTCGTGGCGTGGCTGATCGCCGGCGCCGGGATGCTGACGCTGGCCTTCGTCTTCCAGAACCTGGCGGTCCGCAAACCCGGGCTGGACGCCGGGGTCTACGCCTACGCCAAGGCCGGGTTCGGCGAGTACCTGACCCAGCGCGCGGCCTTCTCGAGCGAGCCGCGCCTGGCGACCGCGCGCCGCAGGGCGTCGAGGAAGTCCGCGTCGAGCTTGCCCACCGCCGGGGTGTCGTCCCACACCGAGACCGGCGCGCCCTCCGGGACGACGCCGTCGGCCTCGCCCAGGGCGGACCGCGAAGCCGGCGGAGCGGCGGCCACGAACAGCCGCCGCACACCGGACGCGGCGATCACCACCCCGGCGATCGCGAGGCCGACGAGCACGATCCGGCGGACGCGGCGGGCGGGCGCGGACAGTGGCAGGCTGTGGTTCATACCTCCACTGAAGGCGGGAGGCTGTTGCCACGGCGTCTGCGCTTTCCGATACGCCCGCGATATGTCCTACGGGTAG
- a CDS encoding MaoC family dehydratase, producing the protein MPVVANGIPEILALAGRDLGRSSWREVTQELIDAYAEVSGDHQWIHTDPVRAADGPFGRTIAHGYMTLSWGIPMVAELLQVTGVGMALNYGVNKVRFPAPVPVGSRVRLHAEIAAVEEVGRGGVQVTRNFTFEIEGSAKPACVAESLTRYYP; encoded by the coding sequence ATGCCGGTGGTGGCTAACGGGATCCCGGAGATCCTGGCGCTCGCGGGACGCGACCTGGGCCGCTCGTCGTGGCGGGAGGTGACGCAGGAGCTGATCGACGCCTACGCCGAGGTGTCCGGGGACCACCAGTGGATCCACACCGACCCCGTCCGCGCGGCCGACGGCCCGTTCGGCCGCACGATCGCCCACGGCTACATGACGCTGAGCTGGGGTATCCCGATGGTCGCCGAGCTGCTCCAGGTCACCGGCGTCGGCATGGCGCTGAACTACGGCGTCAACAAGGTCCGCTTCCCGGCGCCCGTCCCGGTCGGCAGCCGGGTGCGGCTGCACGCCGAGATCGCCGCGGTCGAGGAGGTCGGCCGCGGCGGGGTGCAGGTGACGCGGAACTTCACCTTCGAGATCGAGGGCTCGGCGAAACCGGCCTGCGTGGCGGAATCCCTGACCCGCTACTACCCGTAG
- a CDS encoding MFS transporter, translating to MSTATAARRAGIGSFIGSTIEWFDFYIYGTASALVFDEVFFPELDGALGTLVAFATFWVGFLARPLGGVIFGHYGDRLGRKKTLVITLLMMGISTTLIGVLPSYAQIGVAAPLLLIAIRMVQGIGLGGEWGGSVLIASEHAPKGKSILYGAFAQQGSPVGNTLSTVCFLAISQLPDDAFTSWGWRLPFLFSALLVIVGLFIRLRVAESPAMAHLIEKKEVAKLPFTEVLRTQPLLIVLGIGACTIGLSATYFKSTFALSWATSDLSFDKSSFLTIILVANITQILVQPWGAVIATKMRSWSRAVIVMLVPEILLMPLMFLFIGTENYPLAMIGTAVATVPHCLYYAALAGMLASRFPANVRYTGISLCYQLCGTLLGGTTPIVGQFLLNQTGSIVAVIVYAVFQVVLTLGCMLALLRKPNYDERAGEESGVRAVAA from the coding sequence ATGAGCACGGCCACGGCGGCCAGACGAGCGGGCATCGGGTCGTTCATCGGCTCGACCATCGAATGGTTCGACTTCTACATCTACGGCACCGCGTCGGCGCTGGTCTTCGACGAGGTCTTCTTCCCCGAGCTGGACGGGGCGCTCGGCACGCTGGTGGCCTTCGCGACGTTCTGGGTCGGCTTCCTCGCGCGGCCGCTGGGCGGCGTCATCTTCGGCCACTACGGCGACCGCCTCGGCCGCAAGAAGACGCTGGTCATCACGCTGCTGATGATGGGCATCTCGACCACATTGATCGGCGTCCTGCCCTCCTACGCGCAGATCGGCGTCGCCGCGCCGTTGCTCCTCATCGCGATCCGCATGGTGCAGGGCATCGGCCTCGGTGGGGAGTGGGGCGGCTCCGTCCTCATCGCCTCCGAGCACGCCCCCAAGGGCAAGTCGATCCTCTACGGCGCGTTCGCCCAGCAGGGCTCGCCCGTCGGCAACACGCTGAGCACCGTCTGCTTCCTGGCGATCAGCCAGCTGCCCGACGACGCGTTCACCTCGTGGGGCTGGCGGCTGCCGTTCCTGTTCTCCGCGCTGCTGGTGATCGTCGGCCTGTTCATCCGGCTGCGGGTCGCCGAGTCGCCGGCCATGGCGCACCTCATCGAGAAGAAGGAGGTCGCCAAGCTGCCGTTCACCGAGGTGCTCCGCACGCAGCCGCTGCTGATCGTCCTTGGCATCGGCGCCTGCACCATCGGCCTGTCGGCCACCTACTTCAAGTCGACGTTCGCGTTGTCCTGGGCGACTTCGGACCTCAGCTTCGACAAGAGCTCGTTCCTGACGATCATCCTGGTCGCCAACATCACCCAGATCCTGGTGCAGCCGTGGGGCGCGGTGATCGCGACGAAGATGCGCAGCTGGTCCCGCGCGGTGATCGTGATGCTGGTGCCGGAGATCCTGTTGATGCCGCTGATGTTCCTGTTCATCGGCACCGAGAATTACCCGCTCGCGATGATCGGCACCGCGGTCGCCACCGTGCCGCACTGCCTGTACTACGCGGCGCTGGCCGGGATGCTCGCCAGCCGCTTCCCCGCGAACGTGCGCTATACCGGCATCTCGCTGTGCTACCAGCTGTGCGGCACCCTGCTCGGCGGCACCACGCCGATCGTGGGCCAGTTCCTGCTGAACCAGACCGGATCGATCGTCGCGGTGATCGTGTACGCGGTGTTCCAGGTGGTGCTGACGCTGGGCTGCATGCTCGCGTTGCTGCGCAAGCCAAACTACGACGAGCGCGCGGGCGAGGAGTCCGGCGTGCGGGCCGTCGCGGCCTGA
- a CDS encoding zinc-binding dehydrogenase, producing MLLDSAPAEQGKPHGLAEWTALCTRVPFQAGQSVLVHGATGNAGSMAVKVAKHLGAGRVIAAGRNRARLDELLDQGADAVAQLVPDQDATAAAFAEAAAEVDLVLDYVWGQPSELAMRVVLGARPQHTRLLDWVQIGGMGGEAITLSGHLLRSNAFRILGSGFGAVDMQVMRREFTELVAAIAAGGMAVRPHPFPLDQVEAAWAQQDAPGERTVIRLRD from the coding sequence GTGCTCCTCGACTCGGCGCCGGCCGAGCAGGGGAAGCCACACGGTCTCGCGGAATGGACTGCGCTGTGCACCCGCGTGCCGTTCCAGGCCGGGCAGTCGGTTCTGGTGCACGGCGCGACCGGCAACGCCGGCTCGATGGCTGTCAAGGTCGCCAAGCACCTCGGCGCGGGGCGGGTGATCGCCGCCGGACGCAACCGCGCCCGCCTCGACGAACTCCTGGACCAGGGCGCGGACGCCGTTGCCCAGCTCGTCCCCGACCAGGACGCGACCGCGGCCGCGTTCGCCGAGGCTGCCGCCGAGGTCGACCTGGTCCTGGACTACGTGTGGGGGCAGCCCTCCGAACTCGCCATGCGTGTCGTCCTCGGAGCGCGGCCCCAGCACACCCGCCTGCTCGACTGGGTGCAGATCGGCGGCATGGGCGGAGAGGCGATCACCCTCTCCGGGCACCTTCTGCGCTCCAACGCGTTCCGGATCCTCGGTAGCGGCTTCGGCGCCGTGGACATGCAGGTCATGCGGCGGGAGTTCACCGAGCTCGTGGCCGCGATCGCGGCGGGCGGCATGGCTGTGCGCCCGCATCCGTTCCCGCTCGACCAGGTCGAGGCGGCCTGGGCCCAGCAGGACGCACCCGGCGAGCGCACCGTCATTCGCCTGCGCGATTGA
- a CDS encoding LysR family transcriptional regulator has product MELRYLTSFLAVAEELHFGRAAKRLQMAQPPLSQQIRQLEKELGVQLFERNTRSVRLTSAGESFLGPVRRVMEDLDIATKAARAAGRGEYGRVTVGFAGASSHESLPLLTRAVRAAHPGLELVMRGQTYANVALARVADGSLDLGFVRLPITQPGVEARVIDEEEMICALPSDHPLARLDEVPVEALAEEAFVSFPANAGSSVRDATVRVCVSAGFNPRVVQEAPDSYTILALVAAGVGVTLTVSSCQHIQQTGLAYRPLAGEPVRLQAALAWRPDNPSAALRTVLAIAEQALPTPGQRP; this is encoded by the coding sequence ATGGAGCTGCGTTACCTCACGTCCTTCCTGGCCGTGGCCGAGGAGCTGCACTTCGGGCGCGCCGCCAAGCGGCTGCAGATGGCGCAGCCGCCGCTGTCGCAGCAGATCCGGCAGCTGGAGAAGGAACTGGGGGTCCAGCTGTTCGAGCGCAACACCCGCTCGGTGCGGCTGACCAGCGCGGGGGAGTCCTTCCTCGGGCCGGTCCGGCGGGTGATGGAGGACCTGGACATCGCCACGAAGGCGGCGCGCGCGGCGGGCCGCGGCGAGTACGGGCGCGTGACGGTGGGGTTCGCGGGCGCGTCCAGCCACGAGAGCCTGCCGCTGCTGACCCGCGCCGTGCGGGCCGCGCACCCCGGGCTGGAGCTGGTGATGCGCGGGCAGACGTACGCGAACGTGGCACTCGCGCGTGTCGCCGACGGCTCGCTGGACCTGGGGTTCGTGCGGCTGCCGATCACCCAGCCCGGCGTCGAGGCGCGGGTGATCGACGAGGAGGAGATGATCTGCGCGCTGCCATCGGACCATCCTTTGGCGCGGCTGGACGAGGTGCCGGTCGAGGCGCTGGCGGAGGAGGCGTTCGTCAGCTTCCCGGCCAACGCCGGGTCCAGCGTGCGGGACGCGACGGTGCGGGTGTGCGTGTCGGCCGGGTTCAACCCGCGGGTGGTGCAGGAGGCGCCGGATTCGTACACGATCCTCGCGCTGGTGGCGGCCGGCGTCGGGGTGACGTTGACGGTGTCGTCGTGTCAGCACATCCAGCAGACGGGGCTGGCGTACCGGCCGCTGGCGGGGGAGCCGGTGCGGTTGCAGGCCGCGCTGGCCTGGCGGCCGGACAACCCGTCGGCGGCGTTGCGGACAGTGCTGGCGATCGCGGAACAGGCGCTGCCGACGCCAGGTCAGAGGCCCTGA
- a CDS encoding CoA transferase subunit A produces the protein MPRPGPDKTMSLRDAVAAYVHDGDTVSLEGFTHLIPTAAGHEIIRQGRRDLTVVRMTADIVVDQMLAGGCVRKLVSSFVGNSSAGSLGELRRRIEHADPEPLEFEEYSHYGLICRYLAGAQRLPFYPLRSYAGSDLPAVNPAIRKVASPYGDEHIYVVPPVNPDVTIIHAQRADRAGNTQIWGLTGVQAEAVFAADKAIVVVEEIVADEVVRSDPNRTVVPAHAVDAVVEVPRGAHPSFAQGYYDRDNAFYRAWSGISRDKQKLAAWMAEWVHGTADHTEYVAKLGEQFWAGLAVGEALSEPVNYGRRL, from the coding sequence ATGCCCCGCCCGGGTCCGGACAAGACGATGAGCCTGCGCGACGCGGTCGCGGCTTACGTGCACGACGGGGACACCGTCTCGCTGGAGGGGTTCACGCACCTCATCCCCACCGCGGCCGGGCACGAGATCATCCGCCAGGGCCGCCGCGACCTCACCGTCGTCCGGATGACCGCGGACATCGTCGTCGACCAGATGCTCGCCGGCGGGTGCGTGCGCAAGCTGGTGTCCTCGTTCGTCGGCAACTCCTCCGCCGGGTCGCTGGGCGAGCTGCGCCGCCGGATCGAGCACGCCGACCCGGAGCCGCTGGAGTTCGAGGAGTACAGCCACTACGGCCTGATCTGCCGCTACCTCGCCGGGGCGCAGCGCCTGCCGTTCTACCCACTGCGCTCCTACGCGGGCTCCGACCTGCCTGCCGTCAACCCGGCCATCCGCAAGGTCGCCTCCCCCTACGGCGACGAGCACATCTACGTCGTCCCGCCGGTCAACCCGGACGTCACGATCATCCACGCCCAGCGCGCCGACCGGGCGGGCAACACCCAGATCTGGGGCCTGACCGGCGTCCAGGCGGAAGCGGTGTTCGCCGCGGACAAGGCGATCGTCGTGGTCGAGGAGATCGTGGCCGACGAGGTGGTCCGCTCCGACCCGAACCGCACGGTCGTGCCCGCGCACGCCGTCGACGCGGTGGTCGAGGTCCCGCGCGGGGCGCACCCGTCGTTCGCGCAGGGCTACTACGACCGGGACAACGCCTTCTACCGCGCGTGGTCGGGCATCAGCAGGGACAAGCAGAAACTGGCCGCGTGGATGGCGGAGTGGGTACACGGCACGGCCGACCACACCGAGTACGTCGCCAAGCTGGGCGAGCAGTTCTGGGCCGGGCTCGCGGTCGGCGAGGCGCTGAGCGAGCCGGTGAACTACGGGCGGAGGCTCTGA
- a CDS encoding 3-oxoadipate--succinyl-CoA transferase subunit B: MTTVTTASEVLSVVASRELAGKRTVFAGIGLPTLAASLAHLTVAPDLEIVYESGVCGAHPSHLPETIADAVLITGAEAVLSMPALFGYVLQGGHIDVGFLGAAQIDRWGNLNSSVIGDWHSPKVRLPGSGGAMEVMANSREVFVVMRRHDPRSFVDELDFCTSPGPDRALTDGVRPAGLGVTRVITELGILARSGPGDELKLVALHPGVTVDQARECTGWPLEVGGDLTVIEPPSEAELRLLREDVDPERVYLR, translated from the coding sequence ATGACCACTGTGACAACAGCAAGCGAAGTCCTGTCCGTCGTCGCCTCCCGCGAGCTGGCGGGCAAGCGCACGGTGTTCGCCGGGATCGGCCTGCCCACGCTGGCCGCGTCGCTGGCCCACCTGACTGTCGCGCCGGACCTGGAGATCGTCTACGAGTCGGGCGTGTGCGGGGCGCACCCGTCGCACCTGCCGGAGACGATCGCCGACGCAGTCCTGATCACCGGCGCCGAGGCGGTGCTGTCGATGCCCGCGTTGTTCGGCTACGTGCTGCAGGGCGGGCACATCGACGTCGGGTTCCTCGGCGCCGCGCAGATCGACCGCTGGGGCAACCTGAACTCCTCGGTGATCGGCGACTGGCATTCCCCGAAGGTGCGGCTGCCCGGTTCCGGCGGCGCGATGGAGGTCATGGCGAACTCGCGCGAGGTGTTCGTGGTGATGCGCCGCCACGACCCGCGGTCCTTTGTGGACGAGCTGGACTTCTGCACCTCGCCCGGCCCCGACCGCGCCCTCACCGACGGTGTGCGGCCGGCCGGGCTCGGCGTCACCAGGGTGATCACCGAACTCGGCATCCTCGCGCGGAGCGGCCCCGGCGACGAGCTGAAGCTCGTCGCGCTGCACCCGGGCGTCACCGTGGACCAGGCTCGCGAGTGCACCGGCTGGCCCCTGGAGGTCGGCGGCGACCTGACGGTGATCGAACCGCCGAGCGAGGCCGAACTACGGTTGCTGCGCGAAGATGTCGACCCGGAGCGGGTGTATCTGCGATGA
- a CDS encoding 3-hydroxyacyl-CoA dehydrogenase, which produces MKERTVRIRIVGTGVMGRGIAQWAATTGHTVELADARPESVGEAVEFIRGMLDRAVAKGRSTAEEAAAIGARLVPLDSPAQPGEADLVIEAIREDLDTKAALFTELEKALPATTVFATNTSSLPVTQIAARLSDPSRLVGLHFFNPAPLMKIVEVIPGARTRPDVVDTVSALVRETGHSAVVVSDTPGFLINHAGRGLVTEALALLERQAAEPAELDRIARDVLGLKMGPFELMDLTGLDVTATVIESIWAGFRYSDRLRASFLTPNRVAAGLHGRKTKQGWFDYAEGAEKPAEKPITGDADRPVWTDDDELRAALTESGAKVADTLTEDVVALVTTWGTTVATAIAAQGLPPERTFGVDPLSIRTARRVLAITPAADPAAARDARAVLARGDKAVSVVRDVEGGVAQRLVSSIVSVAASIAEQGIAAPADIDLGVRLGLGYPRGPLAWGDEVGPARLLTLQRALHEATGDPRYRPTRWLAERAQLGLPLTAAGTAPEDV; this is translated from the coding sequence ATGAAGGAGAGGACCGTGCGCATCAGGATCGTCGGGACCGGGGTGATGGGCCGCGGGATCGCCCAGTGGGCCGCGACCACCGGGCACACCGTGGAGCTGGCCGACGCCAGGCCGGAGTCGGTCGGCGAGGCCGTGGAGTTCATCCGCGGCATGCTCGACCGGGCGGTGGCGAAGGGCCGCAGCACCGCCGAGGAGGCCGCCGCGATCGGCGCGCGCCTGGTGCCGCTGGATTCCCCCGCCCAGCCGGGCGAGGCGGACCTGGTGATCGAGGCGATCCGCGAGGACCTGGACACCAAGGCCGCGTTGTTCACCGAACTGGAGAAGGCGCTGCCGGCCACGACGGTGTTCGCCACGAACACCTCGTCGCTGCCGGTCACGCAGATCGCGGCGCGCCTGTCCGACCCGTCCCGCCTGGTCGGACTGCACTTCTTCAACCCGGCGCCGCTGATGAAGATCGTCGAGGTGATCCCCGGCGCCCGGACTCGGCCCGACGTGGTGGACACGGTGTCCGCGCTGGTCCGGGAGACCGGGCACAGCGCGGTCGTCGTCTCCGACACGCCGGGCTTCCTGATCAACCACGCCGGCCGCGGGCTCGTCACCGAGGCGCTCGCGTTGCTGGAGCGCCAGGCCGCCGAGCCCGCCGAGCTGGACCGGATCGCGCGTGACGTGCTGGGCCTGAAGATGGGCCCGTTCGAGCTGATGGACCTCACCGGGCTGGACGTCACCGCGACGGTGATCGAGTCGATCTGGGCCGGGTTCCGCTACTCCGACCGCCTGCGCGCGTCCTTCCTGACGCCGAACCGGGTCGCCGCGGGCCTGCACGGCCGCAAGACGAAGCAGGGCTGGTTCGACTACGCCGAGGGCGCGGAAAAGCCCGCCGAGAAGCCCATCACCGGGGACGCGGACCGTCCGGTATGGACGGACGACGACGAGCTGCGCGCCGCGCTGACCGAATCCGGCGCGAAGGTCGCCGACACGCTCACCGAGGACGTGGTCGCGCTCGTCACCACGTGGGGCACCACGGTCGCGACCGCGATCGCCGCGCAGGGCCTGCCGCCGGAGCGGACCTTCGGCGTCGACCCGCTGTCGATCCGGACCGCGCGCCGGGTGCTGGCGATCACCCCGGCCGCCGACCCGGCCGCGGCCCGCGACGCGCGAGCGGTGCTGGCCCGCGGCGACAAGGCGGTGTCGGTGGTGCGGGACGTCGAAGGCGGTGTGGCGCAGCGGCTGGTGTCGTCGATCGTCTCGGTGGCCGCCTCGATCGCCGAGCAGGGCATCGCCGCGCCCGCCGACATCGACCTGGGCGTGCGGCTCGGGCTCGGCTACCCGCGCGGCCCGCTGGCCTGGGGCGACGAGGTCGGCCCGGCCCGGCTGCTCACGCTGCAGCGCGCGCTGCACGAGGCCACCGGCGACCCGCGCTACCGCCCGACGCGGTGGCTGGCCGAACGCGCGCAGCTCGGCCTGCCGCTGACCGCCGCGGGCACCGCGCCCGAAGACGTCTGA
- a CDS encoding acyl-CoA dehydrogenase family protein, producing MLARDFGLTETQRDFRRMAAEFVDAEIAPNAREWDRAEHVDQSVVRRLGELGFLGLTLDERYGGVDADMLSYVLVTEELGRGDSAVRGIVSVSLGLVSKTIAAHGTDEQKQEWLPRLISGEALGCFGLTEPGTGSDAGSLSTRAKRDGGDWVINGSKMFITNGTWAKVALTFARTSDRGITAFLVPTDSPGFTATEIKGKLGLRGQATAELTYDNVRVPDSARLGEVDKGLGIALGTLSRGRISVAAGAVGVAQAALDAATRYATEREQFGKPIASFQLVQELLADAAVDVQASRLLTHQVARMADAGMKPKEYATDASAAKYHASETAVRVANNCLQVFGGYGFIDEYPVGKYVRDARVLTLYEGTSQVQKLIIGRDLTGVNAMT from the coding sequence ATGCTGGCACGGGATTTCGGTCTCACCGAGACCCAGCGCGACTTCCGCCGGATGGCGGCGGAGTTCGTGGACGCCGAGATCGCGCCCAACGCCCGGGAGTGGGACCGCGCCGAGCACGTCGACCAGTCCGTGGTGCGGCGGCTCGGCGAGCTGGGGTTCCTCGGCCTGACTCTGGACGAGCGGTACGGCGGGGTGGACGCCGACATGCTGTCCTACGTCCTGGTCACCGAGGAGCTGGGCCGCGGCGACTCGGCGGTGCGCGGGATCGTGTCGGTGTCGCTCGGCCTGGTGTCGAAGACGATCGCCGCGCACGGCACCGACGAGCAGAAGCAGGAGTGGCTGCCGCGGCTGATCAGCGGTGAGGCGCTGGGCTGCTTCGGCCTCACCGAACCGGGCACCGGCTCCGACGCCGGGTCGCTGAGCACCCGCGCCAAGCGCGACGGCGGCGACTGGGTGATCAACGGCAGCAAGATGTTCATCACCAACGGCACGTGGGCGAAGGTCGCGCTGACCTTCGCGCGCACCAGCGACCGCGGCATCACCGCGTTCCTGGTGCCCACCGACTCCCCCGGCTTCACGGCGACGGAGATCAAGGGCAAGCTGGGCCTGCGTGGCCAGGCGACCGCCGAGCTGACCTACGACAACGTGCGCGTGCCCGATTCGGCGCGGCTCGGAGAGGTGGACAAGGGCCTCGGCATCGCGCTCGGCACGCTGTCCCGCGGCCGGATCTCGGTGGCCGCGGGCGCGGTCGGCGTGGCGCAGGCGGCCCTGGACGCGGCCACCCGCTACGCCACCGAGCGGGAGCAGTTCGGCAAGCCGATCGCCTCGTTCCAGCTGGTCCAGGAACTGCTCGCGGACGCCGCGGTGGACGTGCAGGCCTCGCGGCTGCTCACCCACCAGGTCGCCCGCATGGCCGACGCCGGGATGAAGCCGAAGGAGTACGCCACGGACGCCTCGGCCGCGAAGTACCACGCGAGCGAGACCGCGGTGCGCGTGGCGAACAACTGCCTGCAGGTGTTCGGCGGGTACGGGTTCATCGACGAGTACCCGGTCGGCAAGTACGTCCGCGACGCCCGCGTGCTCACCCTCTACGAAGGCACCAGCCAGGTGCAGAAGCTGATCATCGGGCGGGACCTGACCGGCGTCAACGCGATGACGTGA
- a CDS encoding FMN reductase, with the protein MSRTLVVVSAGLSSPSSTRLLGDRLAQAAARETGAAIEVVELRDLATDIANNLVTGFPSPQLGDAVETVTRADGLIVVTPIFNASYSGLFKSFFDVIEAGSLQGKPVLIAATAGTARHSLALEFALRPLFAYLRADVMPTAVFAASRDWGASDGPDGDLTARIERAAGELAAAVSGRPAAPAVAEEDEFVPFDQQLARLGITSSR; encoded by the coding sequence ATGTCCCGCACACTCGTGGTCGTCTCGGCCGGCCTGAGCAGCCCCTCCTCCACGCGGCTGCTGGGTGACCGTCTGGCGCAGGCGGCCGCACGGGAGACCGGCGCCGCGATCGAGGTCGTCGAGCTGCGCGACCTCGCCACCGACATCGCGAACAACCTGGTCACCGGTTTCCCGAGCCCGCAGCTGGGGGACGCCGTCGAGACCGTGACCCGCGCCGACGGGCTGATCGTGGTGACACCGATCTTCAACGCCTCCTACAGCGGCCTGTTCAAGTCGTTCTTCGACGTGATCGAGGCCGGCTCGCTGCAGGGCAAGCCGGTCCTCATCGCCGCGACCGCGGGCACCGCGCGGCACTCGCTCGCGCTGGAGTTCGCGCTGCGGCCGCTGTTCGCCTACCTGCGCGCCGACGTCATGCCGACCGCCGTGTTCGCCGCGTCCAGGGACTGGGGCGCTTCGGACGGGCCGGATGGCGACCTGACCGCGCGCATCGAGCGTGCCGCCGGTGAGCTGGCCGCCGCGGTGAGCGGCAGGCCTGCCGCGCCTGCCGTGGCCGAGGAGGACGAGTTCGTCCCCTTCGACCAGCAGCTGGCGCGGCTGGGCATCACGTCATCGCGTTGA
- a CDS encoding DUF2630 family protein, whose protein sequence is MADQDIIANIDKLIAEEHELRSRSVGGGLSDEDRTRMRRVEERLDQCWDLLRRRRAAREFGEDPDQAEARPVSEVESYRQ, encoded by the coding sequence ATGGCCGACCAGGACATCATCGCCAACATCGACAAGCTGATCGCCGAGGAGCACGAGCTGCGGTCGCGTTCGGTCGGCGGGGGCCTGAGCGACGAGGACCGCACCCGGATGCGCCGGGTCGAGGAGCGGCTGGACCAGTGCTGGGACCTGCTCCGCCGGCGCCGGGCCGCGCGCGAGTTCGGGGAGGACCCGGACCAGGCGGAGGCCCGCCCGGTCAGCGAGGTCGAGTCCTACCGCCAGTGA
- a CDS encoding glycosyltransferase, giving the protein MLPETLPALLAQRYPGPLRLILVDDGSGDGTADIAHGPDSVTALVEAAGERALVSQMARLRTRTGWERLLVPAFVYFFAMLYPFRRVNGPGRTAAAAGGCCLVRRTALERARGVAAIRDAVIDDVALGRLVKRAGGRIWLGLAGDVRSVRPYPGLRSLWDMVARSAYTQLRHSPALLAGTALGLALVFLAPPVLALAGTGPARVLALAAWLLMTLTYVPMLRYHRQPWPVALLLPVTATLYLLMTRRLGRAALARARRGLEGPQLQVIAGTV; this is encoded by the coding sequence ATCCTGCCGGAGACGCTGCCCGCGCTGCTCGCCCAGCGCTACCCGGGGCCGCTGCGGCTGATCCTCGTCGACGACGGCAGCGGTGACGGCACCGCCGACATCGCGCACGGCCCGGACTCGGTCACCGCGCTGGTCGAAGCCGCGGGGGAGCGCGCTCTCGTGTCCCAGATGGCGCGCCTGCGCACCCGCACCGGCTGGGAGCGGCTGCTCGTTCCCGCTTTCGTGTACTTCTTCGCGATGCTCTACCCGTTCCGCCGGGTGAACGGACCCGGTCGCACGGCCGCGGCGGCCGGCGGGTGCTGCCTCGTGCGGCGCACCGCGCTGGAGCGGGCCAGGGGAGTGGCCGCGATCCGGGACGCGGTGATCGACGACGTCGCCCTCGGCAGGCTGGTCAAACGCGCCGGGGGCCGGATCTGGCTCGGCCTGGCCGGGGACGTGCGCAGCGTCCGCCCGTACCCGGGCCTGCGCTCGCTGTGGGACATGGTCGCGCGCAGCGCCTACACCCAGCTGCGGCACTCCCCGGCGCTGCTCGCCGGCACCGCGCTCGGCCTGGCGCTGGTGTTCCTCGCGCCCCCGGTCCTGGCCCTCGCCGGCACCGGCCCCGCACGCGTGCTCGCCCTCGCCGCGTGGCTGCTGATGACCCTCACCTACGTCCCGATGCTGCGCTACCACCGGCAACCGTGGCCCGTGGCGCTGCTGCTGCCGGTCACGGCCACGCTGTACCTGTTGATGACCCGTCGACTCGGCCGTGCGGCACTGGCGCGGGCGCGGCGCGGCCTGGAAGGGCCGCAGCTACAGGTGATCGCGGGTACGGTCTGA